Part of the Paenibacillus sp. FSL R7-0273 genome is shown below.
ATGTTCGAGGCCTGGGGCGGCATCGCGGGTGTACAGAGCACCCTTGAGCTAATGCTGGATGAAGGGCATCTGAAACGGGGAATTCCTCTGCCGCAGCTGGCACGTCTGCTGTCAGCGGCTCCCGCTGAGCGGTTCGGGCTGGCTCCTGCGAAGGGTCGCATTGCCATAGGCTGTGACGCCGATCTGGCGCTAGCCGATCTGAATACCTCCTATACGCTGCAGGAAACAGACCTCTATCAGCAGCACCGGACTTCGCCGTATATCGGCCGCTCATTCGGGTGCAGGGTAAAAAAGACACTGCTGCGCGGACGGAGCATGTATAACGGCAGTGAAGGGCTTCTGAATCCAGGGAGCGGCAGGGAACTAGAGCTAAGGCCAGTACATTCTGGTGCTATGAACATAAGCCTATAATCAGGCTGAAGGTTAACGGCACGGGATTATCCGAAGGAGGGAAGGCGATGATATCAACAGCCGGCGGATTATCCGCCGTTCAAGAAGAGCTCATGCTGCTTGTCCGGGGAATTCCCAGAGAGCAGATGCGGCTATACGTCGACCGTTATCTCGGCAGCCTGCTGGCAGGAGACGGGTACGATCCTGAACTGCTGCTGACGCTGGAAACATATGCGTCCTGCAACGGCCACATGAATGAAATGTCCTCCCGGCTGTACATCCACCGCAATACGGCAGCATACCGGCTTGATAAGCTGGAGCGGCAGCTTGGTATTTCGCTTCGAGAATCTGAAAACCTGCTGCTGCTAAATATGCTATTTTTGTTCCGGCGCATGCTTGATGCTTGATGACTGAGACTT
Proteins encoded:
- a CDS encoding PucR family transcriptional regulator: MISTAGGLSAVQEELMLLVRGIPREQMRLYVDRYLGSLLAGDGYDPELLLTLETYASCNGHMNEMSSRLYIHRNTAAYRLDKLERQLGISLRESENLLLLNMLFLFRRMLDA